ACGGTTTGCCCTGACAGAACTGGAACCGATTTACACCCGCCTCGGCAACCCCACCCAGGATGCCGTTGAGCAGCGCATCGCCAGCCTGGAAGGCGGCGTCGGCGCCCTGCTGCTCTCCTCAGGCCAGGCCGCCACCACCTTCGCCATCTTGAACCTGGCCCAGGCCGGGGATCACATTGTCTCCAGCCCCAGCGTGTACGGCGGCACGTTCAACCTCTTGGCGCACACCTTGAAGAAGCTGGGCATCGACGTCACTTTTGTCTCGGACCCGGACAACTTGGATGAATGGCGCTCAGCCGTCCAGCCGAACACCAAGGCGTTCTTTGGCGAGACCGTCTCCAACCCGCGCCAGGACGTGCTGGACCTGGAAAACATCAGCGCCATCGCCCATGAAGCAGGCGTGCCGCTGATTGTCGACAACACCTTGGCCACCCCGTACCTGATCCGCCCCCTAGAGTGGGGTGCGGACATTGTCATCCACTCCGCCACCAAATACTTGGGCGGACACGGCACGGCCATTGGCGGGGTGATTGTCGACGGCGGCAAGTTCGACTTCGCAGCGGACCCGGAAAAGTTCCCCGGCTTCAACACCCCGGATGAGACGTACAACGGTCTGGTCTACGCTCGAGACCTTGGCGTCGGCAGTGCCCTGGGCGCGAATCTGGCCTACGTCCTCAAGGCCCGCGTGCAGCTACTGCGCGACCTTGGCTCAGCCATTGCCCCGTTTAACGCCTTCCTCATCGCCCAGGGCATTGAGACACTGAGCCTGCGCATGGAACGCCACGTCAGCAACGCCGTCACAGTGGCACAGTGGCTTGAAAACAATCAGAACGTGGAATCCGTGGTTTACGCCGGCATCCCGTCCAGCCCGTGGTTTGAGCGGGGCCGCAAATACGGCCCCAAGGGCACCGGCGCAGTCATCGCTTTTGACATCGTGGGCGGCGCGGAGGCTGGCAAGCGTTTCGTTGACGGACTGGAACTGCACTCGCACGTCGCCAACCTCGGTGACGTGCGCTCCCTGGTGATCCACCCGGCGTCGACCACTCACGCGCAACTCTCACCCGAGCAGCAGCTCGCCGCCGGAGTTCGCCCCGGACTGGTGCGCCTCTCCGTGGGCCTCGAAGGCGTGGAGGACATCATCGCCGACCTTGAAGCCGGTTTTCGCGCAGCAAAATCAGCGTGACACCGGTAAGTCCGACGGCGGCGGAGGTGAATGTGCGCTCCCCTGAGGCAGGAACCGGAACACCAATTCCGGCCAGTGCGCCCTGGTCTGCGGCTGTGGGACAGGGCGGCGGTGTGCTGCGCTCCGTGGACATCGGCGCCCTTGAGCTGGAGGCGGGCGGGGAGTTGCCGACCGTCACCCTGGCGTTTGAATGCTGGGGTGTTTTGAACGCGGCAGGCACCAACGCAGTGCTCATCCAGCACGCGCTGACCGGCAGCACCCATGTCAGCCGAGGTGACTCCGAGGAGGACGGTTGGTGGGAGGGCCTGGTTGGGCCGGGCGAGGTCATCGACACGGACAAGTACTTTGTGGTGGCGGCGAACATGCTCGGCGGATGCTACGGCACCACCGGACCCTCCAGCATTGCCGCCGACGGTGCACCTTACGGTTCCCGGTTCCCCTTGGTCACCATCCGCGATTCCGTGGTGGCGGAGGCGCGGTTGGCGGACAGGCTCGGCATCACCTCATGGCACGCGGTCATTGGCGGGTCCATGGGCGGGGCCAGGGCGCTGGAATGGGCGGTGACGTTCCCGGAACGAGTGCGACGGTGCGCGGTGGTGGCCTCCTGCGCGGCAAGCACCGCCGAGCAGATAGCGTTTTCGCAGGCCCAGGTGTTGGCCATCCGCCAGGACCCCCATTTCGCCGGCGGGGACTACTACGACGGCGCAGCACCCACCTCGGGCTTGGGATTGGCC
This region of Arthrobacter alpinus genomic DNA includes:
- the metX gene encoding homoserine O-acetyltransferase MetX gives rise to the protein MPASAPWSAAVGQGGGVLRSVDIGALELEAGGELPTVTLAFECWGVLNAAGTNAVLIQHALTGSTHVSRGDSEEDGWWEGLVGPGEVIDTDKYFVVAANMLGGCYGTTGPSSIAADGAPYGSRFPLVTIRDSVVAEARLADRLGITSWHAVIGGSMGGARALEWAVTFPERVRRCAVVASCAASTAEQIAFSQAQVLAIRQDPHFAGGDYYDGAAPTSGLGLARRIAHITYRSETEMEQRFGRAAQDGENPLHLGRLRPVVGGSFAGRYQVESYLDHQARKLVSRFDANSYIVITEALMSHDVTRGRGTLTQALTRTEGVQFLVAAVSSDRLYFPSQSQELAAALPGDVKVHNIDSAIGHDGFLTEVGTVGDLLRESFFAQ
- a CDS encoding bifunctional o-acetylhomoserine/o-acetylserine sulfhydrylase; the protein is MSNGWSFETRQIHVGQEPDVTTGARALPIYQTTSFVFPSTESAAARFALTELEPIYTRLGNPTQDAVEQRIASLEGGVGALLLSSGQAATTFAILNLAQAGDHIVSSPSVYGGTFNLLAHTLKKLGIDVTFVSDPDNLDEWRSAVQPNTKAFFGETVSNPRQDVLDLENISAIAHEAGVPLIVDNTLATPYLIRPLEWGADIVIHSATKYLGGHGTAIGGVIVDGGKFDFAADPEKFPGFNTPDETYNGLVYARDLGVGSALGANLAYVLKARVQLLRDLGSAIAPFNAFLIAQGIETLSLRMERHVSNAVTVAQWLENNQNVESVVYAGIPSSPWFERGRKYGPKGTGAVIAFDIVGGAEAGKRFVDGLELHSHVANLGDVRSLVIHPASTTHAQLSPEQQLAAGVRPGLVRLSVGLEGVEDIIADLEAGFRAAKSA